The Apilactobacillus apisilvae genomic interval TATATTCATTGCTAGCTTCTGTTAAAAAACCATCTTTGATTAAAAAGTTTAATGCTTTATCCGTGTCCATATCAAAATCATAGAAAAAATAGGATGGTACATATTCATATGTATGATTAGAACACCAGTCTAGAAAAACAATTTCACCATATGAAAGTTGATTTTTAGGAGTACTATTTCCTATTGAGTGATCTGTTGTCTTTGATTTATTATGTTTATTTTCATGTGATTTATTAGTATGTATATGAGGTTTTGAGCTAATATCTTCAACTTCTAATTTTACTTTCCATTCATTATCTTTTTTAGTGTTAATATTATTTGAGTTGTCATCTATTTTATTTGAAATAGTATTGCTTAAATTATTAACTTTGTCATTAATTTTATCTGTCAATTGATCTATATTTTTTTGTGATAATTTAGATTCTAAATTTTCTTGAATCTTAGATTTTAATTTTATGTACATATTGCGTAATTTATTTATATTTCTTTTGTTAAATATATCATTCAGCATTTAAAATCTCCCTAGTATAATTAAATAATTAAAAACATATTAATTATTGTACTAAATATTAATTTATATATCTATATATGAAAAACTAAAAAAGCAGCAATAAGCTGCTTTTTTAGTTTTCTCTGTTATCCAATTTGAATGCAATGAATTGCAAAACTTCAAGTTTATCTTTGTTATTTAATTTTTTCACTAAAGAATTTATTTTCTTTTCTATGTTTTTCTCTTCTTTATTTTTTGAAATTATTTTAGAAATTTCTTCTTTACTAAAATTTAATCTATCATAAAAATATTGCGGTTTTACATCAAAAGCTTTAGCGTAATTTATTAAATCTGTTTCAGATAATTCTCTTTTCTGACTTTCATGTTGGGATATTGTGTTTTGTTTATATCCAGTTCTTTTGCTTAAATCTGATTGTGTTAAGTGATGTTCTAATCTAATTTTTCTTATTATCGGTCCTAATATATTTTTAACATCCATATTAATTATCACCTCCTTAATATTTATTATATTAACATAAATATCTCATATATAAATAAATATCTCAAAAATAAATAAAACAGTTGAAAATAATATCTCATAATGTGATAATTGTTTAAACGAGGAGGAATAGTTATGAAAGTAAAAACAGATAAGAAAAGTTTGAAAGAAAATTTAGTGATTCCCAAAATGAATTTGAGAAAGGCAAGATTAGCAAATGAATTCACTATAGAATCGTTTGCTGATTATATAGGAGTTGACAGAAGACAGTATGAGTTAAAAGAGAAAGGTGTTTATCCTTTCAAAGATTATGAAATGATAGTTTTATCTAGTGTTTTAAACAAGTCTGTACAATCATTATTTTTTGATAAAAATTTTTAAGTATTAATATCTCAATTTGTGATATTAATAGAATGGAGTTAGCAATTTGCCAAGTTATAGAAAAAATAAGCATCCCACAATTATCTGGGATGCAGAAGTAGAAGATGTAGGAAACAAAAAGCAATTCATTGAAAAGGTCACAATAAGTCTTTGTAACTGCTACGGAGTAAGTGAATTCATTATTCCAACCAAGATAGTAAATCCTCATCGAAAAAGACAGGATTTACTACATGAAATACTAACACTCGTTTTAGACAAAACTAAATTAAAAACTTAAGGAAGGGATGGCAATAATGCTACAAGATTCAATGGCCAATACGCCACAATTATTTACCCAAATACCTTATTTTATTAAGGGTAAAGGCTTAACTTCCACAGATAAAATTGTTTTTGGAACAATTTATACCATGCTTAATATCAATAGAGTTTGCTATATGAATAACCAAACAATTGCTAAAAATGTTGAAGTTTCTGAAAGGTCAGTATCTAGATCAATAGCTAAATTGAAACAAAAGGGATTACTTGAAGTTCATTTAATATATAAAAAAGGTTCAAAAGAAGTCGACAAAAGATATATTAATTTGCCAAAAAGTATGTTTAAAGATGTAGGTACCCCCATGACACAGATGTCACCACCCCCCACGAAAAATTGTCTAGAGGGTATAGACACAGATGGCGAGGGTAATAGATTATTTAATAGATTAAGTAATAATAATAAGGGATCACTCAAATCCTATTTTGATGTCTGGGATGAACCTAACAAATTGATTCAAAATAAACTACTTAAATTAATCGAAAAGCATGGTCAAAAATTATTTGATTATGCAGTAATTAAAACTGCTGAAGTTAATGCAACTAAAAACAGTAGTTACAATTACATGAGTTCTTTATTATCCGACTGGTCTAAACATGGAGTTACAGATGTTTCAAAGGCTAAAGCATACGTTGAGCAACGTAAAGCTAAAAGGAAGCCT includes:
- a CDS encoding helix-turn-helix domain-containing protein, coding for MDVKNILGPIIRKIRLEHHLTQSDLSKRTGYKQNTISQHESQKRELSETDLINYAKAFDVKPQYFYDRLNFSKEEISKIISKNKEEKNIEKKINSLVKKLNNKDKLEVLQFIAFKLDNREN
- a CDS encoding helix-turn-helix transcriptional regulator, which translates into the protein MKVKTDKKSLKENLVIPKMNLRKARLANEFTIESFADYIGVDRRQYELKEKGVYPFKDYEMIVLSSVLNKSVQSLFFDKNF
- a CDS encoding helix-turn-helix domain-containing protein, whose product is MAIMLQDSMANTPQLFTQIPYFIKGKGLTSTDKIVFGTIYTMLNINRVCYMNNQTIAKNVEVSERSVSRSIAKLKQKGLLEVHLIYKKGSKEVDKRYINLPKSMFKDVGTPMTQMSPPPTKNCLEGIDTDGEGNRLFNRLSNNNKGSLKSYFDVWDEPNKLIQNKLLKLIEKHGQKLFDYAVIKTAEVNATKNSSYNYMSSLLSDWSKHGVTDVSKAKAYVEQRKAKRKPKKSNYSHTPKKEKLPEWATKTPEERKAERDKQKAEHKYKMEHDPEYRKKQEQSEQEQSDMLEKIRSWRKDADA